One window of the Labeo rohita strain BAU-BD-2019 chromosome 9, IGBB_LRoh.1.0, whole genome shotgun sequence genome contains the following:
- the crygm7 gene encoding crystallin, gamma M7 has product MGKIIFYEDRNFGGRYHECMSDCADLHSYFNRCHSIRVESGCFMVYDRTNFMGRQYFLRRGEYPDYMCTMGMNDCVRSCRMIPVHRGAFRMRLYERQGMGGRMMELEDDCPNLMDRFNMSDFHSCHVMDGHWLIYEQPNYTGRHFYLRPGEYRRYSDWGGTSSRMGSVRRIMDL; this is encoded by the exons ATGGGAAAG ATTATCTTTTACGAGGATAGAAACTTCGGCGGCCGTTACCATGAGTGCATGAGTGACTGCGCTGACCTGCATTCCTACTTCAATCGCTGTCACTCCATCAGAGTGGAAAGCGGTTGCTTTATGGTCTACGACAGAACCAATTTCATGGGTCGCCAGTACTTTCTGAGAAGGGGCGAGTACCCTGATTACATGTGTACGATGGGAATGAATGATTGCGTCAGATCCTGTCGCATGATCCCAGTG CACCGTGGAGCCTTCAGAATGAGGCTGTATGAGCGCCAGGGCATGGGTGGCAGGATGATGGAGCTTGAGGATGACTGCCCCAACCTCATGGACCGCTTCAACATGTCCGACTTCCATTCCTGCCACGTGATGGACGGTCACTGGCTTATTTATGAGCAGCCCAACTACACGGGCAGGCACTTCTACCTGAGGCCTGGTGAGTACAGGAGGTACAGTGACTGGGGCGGCACAAGTTCAAGGATGGGCTCCGTCAGACGAATCATGGATCTCTAA